One Periophthalmus magnuspinnatus isolate fPerMag1 chromosome 15, fPerMag1.2.pri, whole genome shotgun sequence genomic window carries:
- the si:ch211-217g15.3 gene encoding uncharacterized protein si:ch211-217g15.3: MLRTSVLLFFVLTNGITAKPLKPWDELGSEAVQKGWVSIDDKGMASWGVEVEPPEDMDETSFDIDPSMKIWKSVENEGKQYQMAEEDLDDLQHPSTKDLVKVYEENIQDALPAAEVPVKDVTSNEETDLEHRRYTEPEEDWDELYHSEPQLDEYLAPLVVGFQGYPVVRPVHSEPEKDEDHLYHADVDSSMQLIPLEPEIMAENQARLYLEPEEDMDHIYHKDVPEMTPFNSELQPAVVDWPTQKKHTEPEEDLDAIYHQ; this comes from the exons ATGCTCAG GACTTCTGTGTTACTGTTTTTTGTACTAACCAATGGCATCACAGCAAAGCCACTAAAACCCTGG GATGAACTTGGCAGTGAAGCAGTCCAAAAGGGTTGGGT ATCCATTGATGACAAAGGTATGGCCTCCTGGGGAGTGGAAGTGGAGCCTCCTGAAGACATGGATGAAACCAGTTTTGACATTGACCCTAGTATGAAAATCTGGAAGAGTGTGGAAAATGAAGGCAAACAGTACCAAATGGCTGAAGAAGATTTGGATGATCTCCAACATCCCTCAACAAAGGACCTTGTTAAAGTCTATGAAGAAAACATTCAGGATGCCCTCCCTGCTGCTGAAGTGCCTGTAAAAGATGTCACAAGTAATGAAGAAACAGACTTAGAACATCGGCGGTATACAGAGCCTGAAGAAGACTGGGATGAGCTTTACCACAGTGAACCGCAGCTGGACGAGTATTTAGCGCCCCTAGTGGTGGGATTTCAGGGTTATCCGGTGGTCCGTCCAGTTCACTCTGAGCCAGAGAAAGATGAAGACCACTTGTACCATGCTGATGTTGACTCTAGCATGCAGCTGATTCCACTGGAGCCTGAAATAATGGCAGAAAATCAGGCAAGGCTTTACCTGGAGCCAGAAGAAGACATGGACCACATTTATCACAAAGACGTCCCAGAGATGACCCCCTTTAACAGTGAGCTGCAGCCTGCTGTTGTGGACTGGCCCACTCAGAAGAAACACACTGAGCCCGAGGAAGACCTGGATGCCATTTACCATCAGTGA
- the fuom gene encoding fucose mutarotase, translating into MVVLKGIPHILSPELLYALAKMGHGDELVLADANFPTSSICAHGPKEIRADGLGIPQLLEAILKLMPLDTYVPSPAAVMDLVDSDKMKELPVPVWGTYSHILRLNSAESNLEQVERFAFYERAKKSFAVVATGETALYGNLILKKGVLSAEQLI; encoded by the exons ATGGTTGTGTTGAAAGGAATCCCTCATATTCTGTCCCCTGAGCTGCTCTATGCTCTGGCTAAAATGGGACACGGGGACGAACTTG TCCTCGCTGATGCCAACTTTCCAACATCTTCAATTTGTGCCCATGGTCCAAAAGAGATCAGAGCTGATG GTTTGGGAATCCCACAACTATTGGAGGCTATTTTGAAACTGATGCCACTGGACACATACGTCCCCTCTCCT GCTGCAGTGATGGACCTCGTGGATAGCGACAAAATGAAAGAGTTACCTGTCCCTGTGTGGGGCACGTACTCACACATCCTGCGCCTTAACAGTGCTGAG AGTAATCTTGAGCAAGTTGAGCGCTTTGCTTTTTATGAAAGAGCAAAAAAATCCTTTGCAGTTGTGGCCACAGG tgaaacagctTTGTATGGAAATCTTATACTGAAAAAGGGAGTTCTTTCTGCAGAACAACTCATTTGA
- the echs1 gene encoding enoyl-CoA hydratase, mitochondrial, with protein sequence MAFLCRSAALLLRPCKTAPVALSAARLCSSGGQYEYIVVEKRGEKKNVGFIQLNRPKALNALCDGLMREVGHALDSFEADNGVGAIVITGSERAFAAGADIKEMQNRTFQECYGGNFLAHWNRVSTVKKPVIAAVNGFALGGGCELAMMCDIIYAGEKAQFGQPEILLGTIPGAGGTQRLTRAVGKSLAMEMVLTGDKIGAQEAKQSGLVSKVCPVDQLVPEAVKCGEKIAANSKLVSAMAKEAVNAAFELTLAEGNRLEKRLFHATFATNDRKEGMTAFVEKRKASFQDN encoded by the exons ATGGCTTTTTTGTGCAGAAGTGcggctctgctcctcagacCGTGCAAAACTGCGCCGGTTGCCCTGTCTGCGGCTCGTCTCTGCAGCTCAG GTGGTCAGTATGAATACATTGTAGTGGAAAAacgaggagagaagaagaatgTTGGGTTCATCCAGCTGAACAGACCCAAAGCCTTGAATGCGCTCTGTGACGGTCTGATGAGGGAAGTGGGCCATGCTTTGGACAGTTTTGAAGCCGACAATGGCGTTGGAGCTATTGTTATTACAGGCAGTGAAAGGGCATTTGCAG cCGGAGCTGACATTAAGGAGATGCAAAACCGAACATTTCAGGAGTGTTATGGGGGGAACTTCCTGGCACACTGGAATAGAGTATCAACAGTGAAGAAGCCTGTTATTGCTGCGGTCAATGGGTTTGCT CTGGGTGGAGGTTGTGAGCTGGCAATGATGTGCGATATCATCTACGCTGGAGAAAAGGCACAGTTTGGCCAACCAGAGATTCTTTTGGGAACTATTCCTG gtgctggagggACTCAGCGGTTGACTCGTGCAGTGGGAAAGTCTCTTGCTATGGAGATGGTACTGACAGGGGACAAAATCGGTGCACAAGAAGCAAAACAGTCTG GTTTGGTGAGTAAAGTTTGTCCTGTGGATCAGCTGGTGCCAGAAGCTGTTAAATGTGGTGAGAAAATTGCAGCTAATTCCAAGCTTGTGTCTGCCATGGCTAAAGAGGCGGTCAATGCAG ctTTTGAACTGACTTTGGCTGAAGGCAATCGTTTAGAAAAGCGGTTATTCCATGCAACATTTGCTACA AATGATCGTAAAGAGGGTATGACTGCGTTTGTAGAGAAGAGAAAAGCAAGTTTCCAAGATAATTAA
- the sprn gene encoding shadow of prion protein — MFGMNQLAATCWICLLFCAFLCDPVLSKGGRGGSRGSSRGSPSRSSTSGSYRAGGPFGGTRSRFRAAGRSSPVRVAAAAAAGAAVALTADGWYASAYRRSKADSSEEELDYYNRTNYFDAQLSGSCKSAYSLPQMVSFVVAALFTLNRFFHGTAL, encoded by the coding sequence ATGTTTGGAATGAACCAGCTGGCTGCAACATGCTGGATCTGCCTCCTGTTCTGTGCTTTCCTGTGTGACCCTGTTCTGTCCAAAGGAGGCCGAGGAGGGTCCAGGGGTTCGTCCCGAGGGTCTCCTTCTCGTAGCTCTACCTCGGGCAGCTACAGGGCAGGGGGCCCTTTTGGTGGGACCCGGTCCCGCTTCAGAGCAGCAGGCCGATCGTCCCCGGTGCGAGTGGCggctgcagcagcagcaggagcagcagtggcTTTAACAGCAGATGGTTGGTATGCCTCCGCCTATCGCCGCAGCAAAGCAGACAGCTCAGAGGAAGAGCTGGACTATTACAACAGGACAAACTACTTTGATGCACAACTGTCAGGCTCCTGTAAAAGTGCATACTCTCTTCCTCAGATGGTGTCTTTTGTTGTTGCTGCTCTGTTCACTTTAAACAGGTTCTTCCATGGCACTGCACTGTAG